In Cryptomeria japonica chromosome 10, Sugi_1.0, whole genome shotgun sequence, a genomic segment contains:
- the LOC131035459 gene encoding protein NODULATION SIGNALING PATHWAY 2: MGDTVREQQRNVFDEQVFQNNYYDSVDIADFIDVASLESDFWSDLIQDKGNQDCWPTPKIHSIEDEISEIIYSTHKSEESITQLEHGMDTVHSCSPDEEAVNYDYSSGSTNFSFDCDAFFQHTSTDSEEFKGLRLVHFLTACAEAISHGKHDLVEILFFRLTELVSPIGTSMERVAFHLSHSLRHAHLRLLGANADDMFKGCNNVIQDPNYVGAFTLLNLVYPYIRFAHFTANQSILEAVNLYLEMEEDPDTHLNARAVSGPWVLWIIDFDIREGLQWPPLMEALKSEATKLRGLRLTAIKWHDDDDEQFSCNNTGRRLSEYASSLGIPFSFEEMEVGNLKGNLRQKEDEVIAVNCMWELPHMGKRSKQLLADLINGVRHLKPVILTVGSGPAGMDNHENLNFTERFNECLRNLCAVFDSSQVGLAEKFGLARANVENLFLGPMVCRSMNYLRDNIQEWDLIPVMDLALKSGFVERDISDGNILYAKYILAGSEGGRCYTVELMGKHQLLLKWNSTSLVCVSSFRAL, encoded by the coding sequence ATGGGGGATACAGTAAGGGAGCAGCAGAGGAATGTGTTTGATGAGCAAGTTTTCCAAAATAACTACTATGATTCAGTGGATATTGCAGATTTTATTGATGTGGCCTCCTTAGAATCTGATTTTTGGAGTGATCTAATCCAAGACAAAGGAAATCAGGATTGTTGGCCCACGCCAAAAATCCATTCAATTGAAGATGAAATTTCGGAAATCATTTATAGCACCCACAAGTCTGAAGAATCAATTACCCAGCTAGAACATGGCATGGACACTGTGCATAGTTGTTCTCCTGATGAAGAAGCGGTAAATTATGATTACAGTTCAGGCAGCACGAATTTTAGCTTTGACTGTGATGCCTTCTTTCAGCACACTAGTACCGATTCAGAAGAATTCAAGGGACTGCGACTTGTACATTTCCTAACTGCTTGCGCTGAGGCAATCTCTCATGGTAAGCATGATCTTGTTGAGATCTTATTTTTTAGATTAACAGAATTGGTTTCTCCAATAGGGACTTCTATGGAGAGGGTGGCTTTCCATCTCTCTCACTCCCTACGCCATGCCCATCTCCGTTTACTTGGTGCTAATGCTGATGATATGTTCAAAGGCTGCAATAATGTTATTCAGGATCCTAATTATGTTGGGGCCTTCACTTTGCTGAACCTGGTTTATCCTTACATCAGATTTGCTCATTTCACAGCTAACCAAAGCATTTTGGAAGCTGTCAATCTTTATTTGGAGATGGAAGAGGACCCAGATACCCACTTAAATGCACGGGCTGTTTCAGGTCCGTGGGTTCTGTGGATAATTGATTTTGACATAAGAGAGGGCCTTCAGTGGCCGCCATTGATGGAAGCTCTGAAAAGTGAAGCCACTAAGCTTCGTGGCCTCAGACTTACAGCCATAAAAtggcatgatgatgatgatgaacaatTTTCATGCAACAACACTGGACGAAGATTGTCAGAGTATGCGAGCTCACTGGGGAttccattttcttttgaagaaatggaAGTGGGTAATTTGAAAGGGAATCTCAGACAGAAAGAGGATGAGGTAATTGCAGTCAATTGTATGTGGGAATTGCCACATATGGGCAAGCGAAGTAAGCAACTTTTAGCAGATTTAATCAATGGCGTGAGGCATTTGAAGCCAGTTATTCTAACCGTGGGAAGTGGGCCTGCGGGCATGGATAATCATGAGAATCTTAATTTCACAGAGCGTTTCAATGAATGTTTGAGGAATCTGTGTGCAGTTTTTGACTCTAGTCAAGTGGGTTTAGCAGAGAAATTTGGGCTTGCTCGCGCAAACGTGGAAAATCTCTTCTTGGGGCCAATGGTGTGCAGATCAATGAATTATTTGCGTGATAATATTCAAGAGTGGGATTTGATTCCAGTCATGGATCTCGCTCTCAAGTCTGGCTTCGTCGAACGTGATATCAGTGACGGAAACATATTGTATGCAAAATATATTTTAGCAGGCAGTGAGGGAGGAAGATGCTACACAGTAGAATTGATGGGCAAGCATCAGCTACTGCTCAAGTGGAATTCTACTTCTTTAGTATGTGTTTCTTCATTTCGGGCACTATGA